A genomic stretch from Anaerolinea thermophila UNI-1 includes:
- a CDS encoding c-type cytochrome codes for MAVLKRLLIVLGLAITPLLVGLLFTYDIIKIEWISFMEIQPSFRTQEDPLPLPARSVPVQGAAYIPELGAPTNPVPADEASLQRGKTQYEINCQICHGATGRGNGPFAVFLQPRKPVSLLEGRPVTLSDGELFMTITNGVEGAMPSLIQNLPEPQMRWDVVNYVRSLQKQANP; via the coding sequence ATGGCTGTTCTAAAACGTTTGCTCATCGTTTTGGGGTTGGCGATAACCCCCTTACTGGTGGGGTTGCTGTTCACCTATGACATCATCAAAATTGAGTGGATCAGTTTCATGGAGATCCAGCCTTCGTTTAGAACGCAGGAAGACCCCTTGCCACTGCCAGCCCGCTCTGTTCCGGTACAGGGTGCGGCGTACATTCCTGAATTGGGTGCGCCGACCAATCCCGTACCTGCGGACGAAGCCTCTCTTCAGCGGGGAAAAACCCAGTATGAGATTAACTGTCAGATCTGTCATGGCGCTACAGGGAGAGGGAATGGACCCTTTGCGGTGTTTTTGCAACCCCGCAAGCCGGTGAGTTTGCTGGAAGGCAGACCGGTGACTCTGTCGGATGGGGAACTCTTCATGACGATTACCAATGGGGTGGAGGGAGCCATGCCCTCTCTCATCCAGAACCTGCCTGAACCTCAAATGCGCTGGGACGTGGTGAACTACGTGCGCTCCCTGCAGAAACAAGCCAATCCTTGA
- a CDS encoding kanamycin nucleotidyltransferase C-terminal domain-containing protein produces MGGPQPFSHEIRITRAQDIAQRIQRHFGKRTLAIGLYGSLARQSDGPFSDIEMHVLIENMEGDHTLEWSEGPWKAEVNLYSPQTFLEQASELESDWPITHGAYANILPVLGDSGWFSQARERVFNHDEDEIRPVLEEALIGDLYEIIGKLRNARSSGNTQSVATYAFYAARFAVCIVGLWHRHLYTGSAILYKEALSLPDRPKGFDPFIQRIMEGNLTDPQTVFEEADALWAGFEGWADAHGLTLYRSLDDLLNEI; encoded by the coding sequence ATGGGCGGGCCCCAACCATTTTCCCATGAAATCCGCATAACGCGAGCGCAGGACATTGCCCAAAGAATCCAGCGCCATTTTGGCAAACGTACGCTTGCCATAGGGCTTTATGGTTCACTGGCGAGGCAGAGCGATGGTCCGTTTTCGGATATTGAAATGCATGTACTGATTGAGAACATGGAAGGCGACCATACCCTGGAATGGTCCGAAGGGCCCTGGAAAGCCGAAGTGAACCTGTACAGCCCGCAGACCTTTCTGGAACAGGCATCTGAATTGGAAAGCGACTGGCCCATCACGCATGGAGCCTATGCGAATATCCTGCCCGTTCTGGGAGATTCCGGCTGGTTTTCTCAAGCCCGCGAGCGGGTTTTTAACCACGACGAGGATGAAATCCGTCCGGTGCTGGAAGAAGCCCTCATCGGTGATTTGTACGAAATCATTGGAAAACTGCGCAACGCCCGCTCTTCAGGAAACACCCAAAGCGTGGCTACCTATGCTTTTTATGCGGCGCGCTTCGCCGTGTGCATCGTCGGACTGTGGCATCGTCATCTGTATACCGGCAGTGCCATTCTGTATAAAGAAGCCCTGAGCCTTCCCGACCGCCCAAAAGGATTTGATCCTTTCATTCAACGCATCATGGAAGGCAACCTTACCGACCCTCAAACCGTTTTCGAAGAAGCCGATGCCTTGTGGGCTGGCTTTGAAGGCTGGGCAGATGCCCATGGCTTGACCCTCTACCGAAGCCTGGATGACTTGCTGAACGAAATCTAA
- a CDS encoding CBS domain-containing protein has translation MYSRVEDILKEKGNQIWSVSPDDTLLTTLLKLAEKNVGALLVMDGERIAGIVSERDIVREIALHRACVLDAPIKAFMTEDVITVNSQTTVDECMQLMTRAHIRHLPVVEGGKLVGIISIGDVVKKVIEGQASMIDDLEGYITGDKFGR, from the coding sequence ATGTATTCCAGAGTCGAAGATATCTTGAAAGAGAAGGGAAATCAGATTTGGTCTGTTTCGCCGGATGATACACTGCTCACTACATTGTTAAAACTGGCGGAGAAAAACGTGGGGGCTTTGCTGGTCATGGATGGGGAACGCATTGCCGGTATTGTCTCTGAGCGTGATATTGTGAGGGAAATTGCCCTTCATCGCGCCTGTGTGCTGGATGCGCCCATCAAAGCCTTTATGACTGAGGATGTCATCACCGTAAATTCGCAGACCACGGTAGATGAATGCATGCAGTTGATGACCCGCGCTCATATCCGTCATCTGCCTGTGGTTGAAGGGGGAAAACTGGTGGGGATTATTTCCATCGGCGATGTGGTCAAGAAGGTTATCGAGGGACAGGCATCGATGATTGACGACCTGGAGGGTTACATCACCGGAGATAAGTTCGGGCGTTAA
- a CDS encoding aldo/keto reductase, translating to MEYRMLGRTGVMVSPLCLGAMNFGGPTGEEESIRIIHRALDAGINFIDTANVYNAGMSEMIVGKALKESGRRDSVVLATKVYGKMGEGPNESGVSRLHILKACEDSLRRLQTDHIDLYQLHRPGLNVPVDETLRAFDDLVRSGKVRYIGCSTHPAWMVMEALAVSEKYGLVRYISEQPPYNLLDRRIENELVPLAQKYGLALLPWSPLAGGILSGRYASGEIPSDSRAERMGNMFRERITRRGVEVAQKVAQMAQERGMTPSQLALLWCKDQPGITSPIFGPRTLEHLEELLPVLEMRLNDEDRPLFDALVHPGNAVADFHNSNDWMKARITD from the coding sequence ATGGAATACCGCATGCTGGGCAGGACGGGGGTGATGGTTTCTCCCCTGTGTCTGGGGGCGATGAATTTTGGCGGTCCCACCGGTGAGGAAGAGTCCATCCGCATCATTCACCGTGCACTGGATGCCGGCATCAACTTTATTGATACTGCCAATGTGTATAATGCCGGAATGTCGGAAATGATTGTGGGCAAAGCGCTCAAAGAGAGCGGAAGACGCGACTCGGTGGTGCTGGCGACCAAAGTCTACGGAAAAATGGGCGAAGGTCCAAACGAGAGCGGGGTCTCTCGTTTGCATATTCTCAAAGCCTGTGAGGACTCCCTGCGACGTTTGCAAACCGACCACATTGACCTGTACCAACTGCACCGTCCCGGGTTGAACGTGCCGGTGGATGAAACTCTGCGTGCCTTTGATGATCTGGTGCGCTCCGGCAAGGTGCGCTACATTGGCTGTTCCACTCATCCCGCCTGGATGGTAATGGAAGCCCTGGCGGTGAGCGAGAAGTACGGGCTGGTGCGCTACATCAGCGAACAGCCGCCGTATAACCTGCTGGATCGGCGCATTGAGAACGAACTGGTGCCGCTGGCGCAAAAATATGGGCTTGCGCTGTTGCCGTGGTCACCCCTGGCAGGCGGGATTTTATCCGGGCGTTATGCCAGTGGGGAGATTCCCAGCGACTCCCGCGCCGAGCGCATGGGCAACATGTTCCGCGAGCGCATTACCCGCCGCGGTGTGGAAGTGGCTCAAAAGGTGGCGCAGATGGCGCAGGAACGCGGCATGACGCCCTCGCAACTGGCTTTGCTTTGGTGCAAGGATCAGCCCGGCATTACCTCGCCGATTTTTGGTCCGCGCACGCTGGAGCATCTGGAAGAGTTGCTCCCTGTGCTGGAGATGCGTCTCAACGACGAGGACCGCCCGTTATTTGATGCTTTGGTGCATCCCGGAAACGCCGTGGCAGATTTCCACAACAGCAACGACTGGATGAAAGCCCGAATCACGGATTGA
- a CDS encoding class II fructose-bisphosphate aldolase — MSLLPLGLLSMVEDSLAWDGLTVQVRSEPRLRATIHRLVEVSSLEKGERAAWARFLVRGASQSLGILPASIDGLYRARARGDVPATWTTPAFNLRVLPFEAARAVFRAARKLDAGAFIFEIARVELDWTGQSLAEYATAVLAAAIAEGYRGAVFLQGDHFQASAKRARWEEKTALEALIREAVLAGFFNLDLDASTLVDLSHDRVLDQQFDNAILTASLVAFARSFQPEGISFSLGGEIGEVGGHVTTEEELHAFMHLFRRGLHALAGDLAGLSKVSIHTGSAHGGIVLPDGSFAPVNIAFDAIQRLGEVARQSYGMGGVVQHGASTLPLEYFPAFVRYGTLEVHLATAFMNTFFEHLPEEYLKAVQAWLDARYQHERRAEQSDAQFYAGVRMHALAPFKETFLRLPEEIRQAVMQDWETQFVDLMERLGCAGTRALVERWVNPRPVPFYLEDYWLEASKPAGESDLSG, encoded by the coding sequence ATGAGTTTACTTCCTTTGGGTTTGCTTTCCATGGTGGAAGACAGCCTGGCATGGGATGGGCTGACCGTGCAGGTGCGCAGTGAACCGCGTCTGCGAGCGACCATTCATCGCCTGGTGGAGGTTTCCTCGCTGGAAAAAGGGGAACGCGCCGCCTGGGCGCGCTTTCTGGTGCGGGGAGCATCTCAGTCGCTGGGGATTCTGCCTGCTTCCATTGATGGGCTATACCGGGCGCGTGCTCGCGGGGATGTCCCTGCGACCTGGACCACGCCAGCCTTCAATCTGCGCGTGTTGCCGTTCGAGGCGGCGCGGGCAGTCTTCCGCGCGGCTCGCAAGTTGGACGCGGGGGCGTTCATCTTTGAAATTGCCCGGGTGGAACTGGACTGGACGGGGCAGAGCCTGGCGGAGTATGCTACGGCGGTGCTGGCGGCGGCAATTGCTGAAGGCTACCGCGGGGCGGTTTTCCTGCAGGGTGATCACTTTCAAGCCTCGGCGAAGCGTGCGCGCTGGGAGGAGAAAACCGCCCTTGAGGCGCTCATCCGCGAAGCCGTGCTGGCAGGGTTCTTCAACCTCGATCTGGATGCTTCCACGCTGGTGGATCTCAGCCATGACCGGGTATTGGATCAGCAGTTCGATAACGCCATTCTCACCGCCAGTCTGGTGGCGTTTGCCCGTTCGTTCCAGCCGGAGGGGATTTCTTTCTCCTTGGGTGGGGAAATTGGCGAGGTAGGCGGTCATGTGACAACCGAAGAAGAACTGCACGCTTTCATGCACCTTTTCCGGCGCGGACTGCATGCCCTGGCGGGCGATTTGGCTGGCTTGAGCAAGGTGAGCATCCATACCGGTTCGGCACACGGCGGAATTGTCCTGCCCGATGGCTCTTTTGCGCCAGTGAATATTGCCTTTGATGCCATTCAGCGTCTTGGTGAGGTTGCGCGGCAATCTTATGGTATGGGTGGAGTGGTTCAGCATGGTGCATCTACCCTGCCGCTGGAATACTTCCCTGCTTTTGTGCGCTACGGCACGCTGGAGGTGCATCTGGCAACAGCGTTCATGAACACATTTTTCGAGCATTTGCCTGAAGAATACCTCAAGGCCGTCCAGGCGTGGCTGGATGCGCGTTATCAGCACGAGCGCCGTGCGGAGCAGAGCGATGCTCAGTTCTATGCTGGGGTGCGCATGCACGCCCTGGCGCCTTTCAAAGAGACGTTTTTGCGTCTGCCGGAGGAAATCCGCCAGGCGGTGATGCAGGATTGGGAAACCCAGTTTGTGGACCTGATGGAGCGTCTGGGTTGTGCCGGCACACGGGCGCTGGTGGAACGGTGGGTGAATCCCCGTCCAGTGCCGTTCTATCTGGAAGATTACTGGCTTGAAGCCTCAAAACCTGCCGGAGAGAGCGATCTTTCGGGGTAG
- a CDS encoding DUF3341 domain-containing protein has protein sequence MPREVVHLALFKEEQLNEAVEAIQALREMGISDRNISVISGAPLQERMLGRPMTWTRIPLIGISGAVVGLLTALFFNFGTPLLYPIRVGGMALQTIPTSFVTIFELTMLGLLISTFLGVFVETISPSYGPQGYDERISDGYIGVLFSAPAELDARMHEMLTGLGAEIVHRAEAKKLWLF, from the coding sequence ATGCCGCGAGAAGTTGTTCATCTGGCGTTGTTCAAGGAAGAACAGTTGAACGAAGCCGTGGAAGCCATTCAAGCGTTGCGTGAGATGGGCATCTCTGACCGCAATATTTCGGTCATCTCTGGCGCACCTCTGCAGGAAAGAATGCTGGGACGTCCAATGACCTGGACACGGATACCGTTGATCGGCATCTCTGGCGCAGTAGTGGGATTGCTGACCGCCTTGTTCTTCAACTTTGGCACACCCTTGCTGTATCCCATTCGTGTCGGGGGTATGGCTTTGCAAACCATTCCCACGTCTTTTGTGACCATCTTTGAACTGACCATGCTGGGATTGTTGATCAGCACCTTTCTGGGGGTATTCGTGGAGACGATTTCCCCTTCGTATGGTCCGCAGGGCTATGATGAGCGCATCAGCGATGGGTACATCGGGGTGCTGTTTTCTGCTCCGGCAGAACTGGATGCCAGAATGCATGAAATGCTTACCGGGCTGGGTGCCGAAATCGTTCATCGAGCGGAGGCGAAGAAACTATGGCTGTTCTAA
- a CDS encoding sulfite oxidase-like oxidoreductase encodes MFDQIRKRKQEEEAMRAAGRLPPGQALTQKFPVLHYGPVPTFNPETWDFRVWGEVEQPLRLTWEEFNQLPKTRVTMDLHCVTKWSKFDTVWEGVSVRTLIELGLVRLKPTARFVMQHAEYGFTANLPLEVVLQENFLLATHYDGKPLDPEHGYPLRGVIGFIPDRPDLKTPYLWKGAKWLRGLEFMAQDRPGFWEMAGYHNDADVWKEERYG; translated from the coding sequence ATGTTCGATCAAATCCGAAAGCGAAAACAGGAAGAAGAAGCCATGCGCGCCGCGGGGCGTTTGCCTCCCGGACAGGCGCTCACTCAGAAATTCCCCGTCCTGCATTATGGACCCGTACCAACGTTTAACCCGGAAACATGGGATTTCCGTGTCTGGGGCGAGGTGGAACAGCCTTTGCGGTTAACCTGGGAAGAATTTAACCAGTTGCCCAAAACGCGGGTAACTATGGATTTGCATTGTGTGACCAAATGGAGCAAGTTCGACACCGTTTGGGAGGGGGTTTCGGTGCGCACGCTGATTGAATTGGGATTAGTGCGTTTGAAGCCGACCGCGCGCTTTGTCATGCAACATGCCGAGTATGGTTTTACCGCCAATTTACCTTTAGAGGTGGTCCTGCAGGAAAATTTCCTGCTTGCCACACACTACGATGGCAAGCCGCTGGATCCGGAGCATGGCTACCCTCTGCGCGGGGTGATTGGTTTCATCCCTGATCGTCCCGATCTCAAGACGCCCTATCTCTGGAAAGGTGCCAAATGGCTGAGAGGTCTGGAGTTCATGGCGCAGGACCGACCGGGCTTCTGGGAGATGGCAGGGTATCACAACGATGCCGATGTGTGGAAAGAAGAGCGCTACGGGTAA
- the ychF gene encoding redox-regulated ATPase YchF produces MKLGIIGLPQSGKTTLFNALTRGNQPTGMASGKLEVHTAVVDVPDPRVDRLAAMFKPKKTIYAKVTYADIAGLEGSAAKTGISGALLNQLTQMDGFIQVVRCFEDENVPHPAGSVDPLRDLASMESELILNDLISVERKLERLNDERKKGGGRDKATIDREIALFERFHEALVAEKPLRDVDIDAEEEKMLSSFGFLSRKPMLVVLNVSEGQQPPAIDYPHRHSKVVALQCRLEMEIAQLPPEEAAAFLQEYGIDEPSLNKMIRLSYDLLGLQSFFTVGPDECRAWTVRKGATAPEAAGVIHSDLQKGFIRAEVMTYDDLIALGGVNEVKSHGKLRLEGKEYIVQDGDILNIRFNI; encoded by the coding sequence ATGAAATTAGGCATCATCGGTTTACCTCAATCGGGAAAAACCACCCTTTTCAATGCCTTAACGCGCGGGAATCAGCCCACTGGAATGGCATCCGGTAAACTGGAAGTCCATACTGCGGTTGTGGATGTCCCTGATCCGCGTGTAGATCGCCTGGCGGCGATGTTCAAGCCCAAGAAGACCATTTACGCCAAAGTGACGTATGCGGATATCGCCGGACTGGAAGGCAGTGCGGCAAAGACGGGCATTTCGGGCGCGTTGCTCAATCAACTGACACAGATGGATGGTTTTATCCAGGTGGTGCGCTGTTTTGAGGATGAAAATGTCCCTCATCCTGCGGGTAGTGTGGATCCCCTGCGTGATCTGGCGAGCATGGAGAGCGAACTGATTCTCAACGATTTAATCTCCGTAGAGCGCAAACTGGAACGCCTGAATGACGAACGCAAAAAGGGCGGTGGGCGCGATAAAGCCACCATCGACCGCGAAATTGCCCTGTTTGAGCGTTTTCACGAGGCACTGGTTGCTGAAAAACCTCTGCGGGATGTGGACATTGACGCCGAGGAAGAAAAGATGCTTTCCAGTTTCGGTTTCCTCAGCCGCAAACCCATGCTGGTGGTCCTCAATGTTTCTGAAGGACAACAACCTCCTGCAATTGACTATCCCCATCGTCACAGCAAGGTGGTGGCGTTACAGTGCCGTCTGGAGATGGAAATTGCTCAGTTGCCGCCGGAAGAAGCCGCGGCATTTCTGCAGGAATACGGCATTGATGAACCCAGTTTGAACAAGATGATTCGCCTGTCCTACGACCTGTTGGGTTTGCAGTCTTTCTTCACAGTTGGACCGGATGAGTGTCGGGCGTGGACGGTGCGCAAAGGGGCTACGGCTCCCGAAGCGGCGGGCGTCATTCACAGCGATTTGCAGAAGGGCTTCATCCGAGCGGAGGTGATGACTTATGATGACCTCATAGCGCTGGGTGGGGTGAATGAGGTCAAATCCCATGGCAAACTGCGCCTGGAAGGAAAAGAGTATATCGTTCAGGATGGCGATATTTTGAACATCCGCTTCAATATTTAG
- the gatB gene encoding Asp-tRNA(Asn)/Glu-tRNA(Gln) amidotransferase subunit GatB — MGAYEAVIGLEIHAELLTRSKMFCSCPVVDSTKAKPNEAVCPICAGMPGTLPVINRQAVELALRVALALGCQINLVSIFARKNYFYPDLPKGYQISQYEQPLAVNGILPIETEAGWREIRIRRVHLEEDTGKLSHFSNDGEVYSLVDLNRAGVPLLEIVSEPDLHTAQEVRAYAQALRTLLRTLQASSGDMEKGALRIEPNISVRPAGSSVLGTRVEIKNLNSFRSLERAVAHQIEIQSAKLARGEAVEQETVGWDEIQEITFSQRSKEEAHDYRYFPEPDLPPLVLAPEWIESVRAALPELPWERQRRYVEALGLSSAEARLLVSDSALADFFDRTVQALRKASARMAATWVTGELLGWMNEQGQSLENLRISPEMLADLLDRAMDGQINLNTAKSVLQEMGASGKTAAEVIAEQGLEQVSDITWIAGVVAQVLQENPAELEKYRAGKQTLFNWFYGQVMRLMQGKANPQLVREELNRQLEGKNGGAA, encoded by the coding sequence ATGGGCGCATACGAGGCTGTGATTGGTCTGGAAATTCATGCGGAACTACTGACCCGTTCCAAAATGTTCTGTTCCTGTCCGGTGGTGGATTCGACAAAAGCAAAGCCCAACGAGGCGGTTTGTCCCATCTGTGCCGGGATGCCGGGAACACTGCCGGTGATTAACCGTCAGGCGGTGGAACTTGCTCTGCGGGTTGCTCTGGCGCTGGGGTGTCAGATCAATCTGGTCAGTATCTTTGCCCGCAAGAACTACTTTTATCCAGATTTACCCAAAGGGTATCAGATTTCGCAGTACGAACAGCCTTTGGCGGTGAATGGCATTCTGCCCATTGAAACAGAAGCCGGCTGGCGCGAGATTCGCATCCGCCGGGTGCATTTGGAAGAAGATACCGGTAAACTGAGTCATTTCAGCAACGATGGGGAGGTGTATTCTCTGGTAGATTTGAACCGCGCCGGGGTGCCGTTGTTGGAGATTGTCTCCGAGCCGGATTTGCACACCGCTCAGGAAGTGCGCGCTTATGCTCAGGCACTGCGCACCCTGTTGCGTACCCTGCAAGCCAGTTCCGGGGATATGGAGAAAGGCGCTTTGCGCATTGAGCCGAATATCTCCGTTCGCCCTGCGGGCAGTTCGGTGCTGGGTACACGGGTGGAGATAAAAAATCTCAACAGTTTTCGTTCCCTCGAACGTGCTGTAGCGCATCAAATTGAAATACAGAGTGCCAAACTTGCCCGCGGTGAAGCCGTAGAACAGGAGACGGTGGGCTGGGACGAGATACAGGAAATCACCTTCTCTCAGCGCAGTAAAGAAGAAGCCCATGACTATCGCTATTTCCCCGAGCCGGATTTACCCCCGCTGGTGCTTGCTCCCGAGTGGATTGAATCGGTTCGGGCGGCTTTGCCGGAACTGCCCTGGGAGCGCCAGCGCCGTTATGTGGAAGCACTGGGGTTGTCTTCGGCGGAAGCCCGTCTGCTTGTAAGTGATTCTGCCCTGGCAGATTTCTTCGACCGCACGGTGCAGGCTTTGCGGAAAGCCTCTGCCCGTATGGCGGCAACCTGGGTGACGGGCGAACTGCTGGGCTGGATGAACGAGCAGGGGCAGAGCCTGGAAAATCTGCGCATTTCTCCCGAAATGCTCGCCGATTTGCTGGATCGTGCCATGGATGGGCAGATCAACCTGAACACGGCAAAAAGCGTCCTGCAGGAAATGGGCGCTTCGGGTAAAACAGCGGCAGAAGTCATTGCCGAGCAGGGTTTGGAGCAGGTTTCGGATATCACCTGGATTGCCGGAGTGGTGGCTCAGGTCTTGCAGGAAAACCCCGCCGAACTGGAGAAATACCGTGCCGGCAAACAAACCCTTTTCAACTGGTTTTACGGGCAGGTGATGCGCCTGATGCAGGGCAAAGCCAATCCTCAACTGGTGCGTGAGGAACTCAACCGTCAATTAGAGGGAAAAAACGGGGGAGCGGCTTAG
- a CDS encoding sensor histidine kinase codes for METSLLTREQLLDRLAALHRASLELVSDISIDSLIERIAHLAREQVGARYAAVGILDEEGRLARFIPVGMSPEEIARMAHPPRGHGLIGALMHGSESIRIAHIAEDSRSAGFPPHHPPMDSFLGVPIRHADQNLGQIYLTDKMDAPEFTADDQAVIEMLAAYAGAALANARLLQKITQREAELTRRNENLALLNEMASTLATSSDVRQILDKALEQLMEYLDLKVGEIYLREDDSAYLNLCIHQGNTLPRLWLSTSFRLGEGIVGKTALAQSPQLIDLTSLQNIEERDAFTPELLESDIRYLACFPLQGRSGTLGVLCAGINHVLSFDELEMQFLSAISFWLSTALENTHLSLQQRRLAVLEERERIGMDLHDGIIQDIYAVGLTLEHARLLMNDDPEAAKQRIDQAISDLNNTIRDIRAYILDLRPRKLHEENLMDGLRRLVAEFRANTQVEIQLQAIPNENINLPQSAALALFHICQEALANIAKHAHARHVSVTLWTSNQRTLLEINDDGMGFDVSKTRQVIGHGLANMQTRAHQAGGEIEISSEPGKGTTILVWVPNR; via the coding sequence ATGGAAACCAGCCTGCTGACCCGGGAACAACTTTTAGACCGCCTGGCGGCGTTACACCGCGCCAGTCTCGAACTGGTAAGCGATATCAGTATTGACTCCCTCATTGAACGCATTGCTCATCTGGCACGTGAACAGGTTGGCGCCCGGTACGCCGCGGTAGGCATTCTGGACGAAGAGGGCAGGCTTGCCCGCTTCATTCCTGTGGGGATGAGCCCCGAAGAAATTGCCCGCATGGCGCACCCTCCCAGGGGACACGGGCTCATCGGTGCGTTGATGCACGGCAGTGAAAGCATTCGCATTGCCCACATTGCCGAAGATTCGCGCAGTGCCGGCTTTCCCCCGCATCATCCTCCCATGGACTCTTTTTTGGGCGTACCCATTCGTCACGCGGACCAAAATCTTGGGCAAATCTATCTCACCGACAAAATGGATGCCCCTGAATTTACTGCCGACGACCAGGCTGTGATCGAAATGCTTGCAGCATACGCCGGGGCAGCCCTGGCAAATGCACGCCTCTTGCAAAAAATTACCCAGCGAGAAGCAGAATTAACCCGCCGTAACGAAAATCTGGCACTGCTCAATGAGATGGCAAGCACGCTGGCAACCTCCAGCGACGTGCGCCAGATTTTGGACAAAGCGCTGGAGCAACTGATGGAATACCTCGATTTGAAGGTAGGAGAAATTTACCTGCGCGAGGATGACAGCGCCTACCTGAACCTCTGCATTCATCAAGGAAACACCCTTCCCCGCCTGTGGTTAAGCACCTCTTTTCGTCTGGGTGAGGGAATCGTTGGCAAAACCGCTCTGGCACAAAGCCCTCAATTGATTGATTTAACCTCCCTGCAAAACATCGAAGAGAGAGACGCATTTACTCCGGAGTTGCTGGAGAGCGATATTCGCTATCTGGCATGTTTTCCTTTACAGGGACGCTCAGGAACGCTGGGCGTTCTTTGTGCCGGGATCAATCATGTCCTCTCTTTTGATGAACTGGAAATGCAATTCCTCTCCGCCATCAGTTTCTGGCTCAGCACCGCACTGGAAAACACGCACCTGAGCCTGCAACAACGCCGTCTGGCTGTGCTGGAAGAGCGTGAACGCATCGGTATGGACCTGCATGATGGCATTATTCAGGACATTTATGCGGTTGGGCTCACGCTGGAACACGCCCGCTTGCTTATGAACGACGACCCCGAAGCCGCCAAACAACGCATTGACCAGGCAATCAGTGACCTGAACAATACCATCCGCGACATCCGCGCCTATATCCTCGACCTGCGTCCGCGCAAACTACACGAAGAGAATTTAATGGATGGATTGCGGCGTCTGGTGGCAGAATTTCGCGCCAATACGCAGGTGGAAATTCAACTGCAAGCCATCCCTAATGAAAACATCAACCTGCCACAGTCGGCAGCCCTGGCACTCTTCCACATTTGTCAGGAAGCGCTGGCAAATATTGCCAAACATGCTCACGCCCGGCATGTCAGTGTCACCCTGTGGACCAGCAATCAGCGCACCTTGCTGGAAATCAACGATGACGGCATGGGATTTGATGTGAGCAAGACCCGCCAGGTGATTGGTCATGGGCTGGCAAACATGCAAACCCGCGCCCATCAGGCAGGCGGCGAAATCGAAATTTCTTCTGAGCCTGGAAAAGGCACAACCATCCTCGTTTGGGTTCCCAATCGCTAA
- a CDS encoding ubiquinone/menaquinone biosynthesis methyltransferase — MAQHLQGPERAQAVRGMFTRIARQYDLMNRLMTGGMDLLWRKEVIRRAHLRPQSRLLDLGTGTGDLAREALRQEPTCRVTAADFTLEMMRVGKQRYLQPQQWCGADALSLPYPDNTFDAVVSGFLLRNVIHLDTALKEQVRVLRPLGWVVALDTTRPQKKWFSPAIRFYMQRIIPLLGRFIAMAPDAYTYLPETSNAFLSAEELQAHFEQAGLTQTGFRRLNFGTVAIHWGQKPA, encoded by the coding sequence ATGGCACAGCATCTTCAAGGACCAGAACGCGCTCAAGCCGTCCGCGGCATGTTTACCCGCATTGCCCGGCAGTACGATCTCATGAACCGTCTGATGACCGGCGGAATGGATTTGCTGTGGCGAAAAGAAGTCATTCGCCGCGCACACTTGCGCCCCCAAAGTCGCCTGCTGGATTTGGGAACGGGTACGGGGGATCTGGCACGCGAAGCCTTGCGGCAGGAACCCACCTGTCGGGTGACCGCCGCAGACTTCACCCTGGAAATGATGCGAGTGGGCAAACAGCGCTACCTCCAGCCCCAGCAGTGGTGCGGGGCTGACGCCTTAAGCCTCCCCTATCCTGATAACACGTTTGATGCGGTTGTCTCCGGTTTCCTCTTAAGAAACGTTATCCATCTGGATACCGCTTTGAAAGAACAGGTTCGGGTGCTACGCCCTTTGGGATGGGTTGTAGCGCTGGATACCACCCGACCACAAAAAAAATGGTTCTCCCCCGCAATTCGGTTTTACATGCAGCGAATCATCCCCCTGCTGGGACGATTCATCGCCATGGCACCCGATGCCTACACCTACCTCCCGGAAACCAGTAACGCCTTTCTGAGCGCCGAGGAATTACAAGCACACTTTGAGCAGGCAGGACTGACTCAAACCGGCTTTCGGCGGTTGAATTTCGGCACGGTTGCCATTCACTGGGGACAAAAACCGGCTTAA